Below is a genomic region from Methanofollis sp. UBA420.
CTGGGAGAGTTCGGTGAGGGTGGCAGGCGTCCCCGCGAGGTACTTCCCCGGCACCGTGATCCCGGCGATTACCAGGAGGAGGGATGCGTCATTGAATGTCCTGAGGACAGCGGGGTTCTTCCTGACGGCATCGATCGTCGTGTACCTGACAGTATAGCCATGTTCGACGAGCACGCCGGCGCAGTACCTGATATAGGGGGAGATGTACGGGGGGACGCCGAGGCACGCGGGTTCGTCCACGTACCCGTCAAGGATAACGGCGTCAGATGTCATGGCCGAGGAGGGCGAGGAGGCGCCGCGCCCAGAAGAGTTTGCCCCGCTTCACCGGGTCGACGTCAGGGTCGTCGAGGTCAAAACCGACAAGGGAGACCCGCGCCGCTCCCAGGGCGTGGGCGGCGAAGGCCGCACGGTCGCCGTCGGAGAAACCCCCGAAATTGTGGATGCCACCGAAGGGAGCGGCCTGCGTCGTCCCGACAAGAGGGCCGGGCAGTTTCGGCACCCAGTGGCGGAGGAGAGGGATGTTGTCGCCGTGGGCATGGACAACGACCACCGTCCCCTCCCTGTTCATCGCGACCAGACTGTCGGTCGCACCGTCGAGGTCGGTGAAGACGGCGTCGGGCCTGATGCCCCGGCCGTACAGCACATCGGCGGCGGCGTCTGCCGCAAAGACCGTCCCCTCGATCCCGCCGGTCTCGCGGGGAAGAGAGGGCGCGTTCCCGCAGACGGTGACCGTCTTCCCCCGGCAGAGGCCTTCGAGGAGGGCGAGGTCGTCGCGGGGGAGAAGGGAGGCGAGGAGGCGCGCCGCCTCTTCGTCGCCCGCCCGGTCAAAGGCAAAATAGTCCAGGATCTCCTCGTAAAGGGGCTCCCACTCCTCAAACTTCATGCTTGGCCTCGTTCTCCAGGCCAACGATCCGGCGGATCTTCTTCAGGATGGGCTCGATGATCAGGTCGAGGAGTTCCTCCTTCTCCTTCACCATCGAGAAATAGGTGAGAGGTATGGCCGCCGCCGCCATAGTTGCGTGACCGCCGGCCTCGCCTATCCCGGCAAAGGCCTCCTCCAGCACCTTGCCGATATGGATCCTGATGTCCCTGTTCCTGGCCGAGAAGATGATGTTCGTATCGGTGATGCCGTAGACGATGGCAGTATTCACTCCCTCCAGGTTGATGAGGGTGTCGGCGGCCTGCGGCACGGCGTCCCTGTTGCGAAGATAGCCGACATTCGTGAAGAGATAGCCGGAGACGACCTCGCGGCTCCGGATCGCGTTCCCGAGGACGTCGAGGGTCTCCTGCGAGACGGACGGCGACATGATCTTGTCGAGGATGTCCCGGTCGGTGAGGGGCAGGAGGAACGCGGCATAGTTGAGGTCCTGCGGCGTGATGTTCCGCCTGAAGTCCCGGGTGTCGGCCCGTATCCCGTAGAGGAGGGCAGTCGCCACCTTCGTATCCACCGGGAGGTCGAGTTCCTGGAGGTACTGCGTCATGATGCTTGCCGTCGCCCCCATCCCTGGCCTGATGTCCACGAACTCGACCTTGGTGGTGTCGTGGGTACCGTTTTTGTGGTGGTCGATGATGATGTTCACCCGCGCGTCCTTGCCGAGGGCATTGTTCGAGCCCGGCGCCGTGGAGTCGACAAGGGCGAGGTGTTCGCAGGCGGCGAGGATCTCGGGCGAGATCTTCTCCATCTTGATGTCGAGAAGGTTGACGAAGGCCCGGTTCTCCTGGTGGCCGATATTGCCGTCATAGAGAATACGGGAGACGAGTCTGCCTCCCGAGGCGTCGTGGGCAATCGCCGCAAGGGCCATCGCGCTCGATACCGAGTCGGGGTCGGGGTTCGTGTGGGTGACGATCCCGAGGGTGCCCTCCCAGGACCCGAGGAGAGCGGAGAGCCGCCGCGCGATGCGCGAGGCAGAGAGCCTCCTGATGTGGTGGACGGCGGTCTTGGCGATGACTTCCTGAGGATAGAGGACGACATCCGCCCCTGCGCTTTCGAGCATGTCCTTGCCCACCGGGTCGGTGGCGCGGGCGATCACATGCGCAGGAGGATATTTTGCTTTTGCAGTCCGCACTGCAGAAAGATTGGCGTCCTTGTCATTGGAGAGGACAAAAATGACTTCAGGAACAGGTAGATCGTCAAAAGCGTTCGGTTCTTGCATATCCCGGACGATCGCGTCGTATTTCTGATCGCGAAGATCTTCGACGCGCTTCTCGTCCCGGTCGAGGATTAATATTGAGTCGGTTTCCTTGAGCAGCTCCTCAACAACGTTGTATCCTGTGCTTCCGCAGCCGCATATCAGGTATTTTACGATCTTCCCGGGAGACCCGGGCTGAGCCGCATCGGCCATCACAGAATATGGGATCTCTGGAGATAACAACTCATCGCCGCAATGTTTATATGGAAACGCGCCCAATATGGTAGAGTCAAAGCACAGAGGGCCTGTAGCTTAGTTTGGCATAGCGGCGGACTCTTAATCCGCAGGCCAGGGGTTCAAATCCCTTCAGGCCCGTTCTTTGTATTCTTCTCTTCTGGTCATTCATTCACTGTGTCGCCGCACTGTTTTGATCTTGGACCGTGGTCTCTCTCCTTTAAGTCCGGCCAGTTATTTCGGCGAAAAGCTTCGATATTCTATTCACGACCCGGGATACGTTCCGGGAAGAAAGAACTACAGAGACAAATCAAAGGCCCCGGGGTGTTGCATGTCAGAGCATGAGGGCGTGGGCCCCGCGGGACACGGCCCGGGTCAAATACGCCCGGATATGCCCCCAGTAGAGGGATCCCACCCCCCTTTCAGGGCCATAACGGGGAGATCCGGCGATCCTGGCATACCGGGGGCCGTGGGCAGAACAGAATGAAATCCGGCAGGACTCAACGCCCTCTGGTCGTCGATATGATTACGGGTAAGGCCCCCTCCACTCCCGGTTCCCTGGTGCCGGGGAAGAGGAGGGAAAGGGGTTGGAATGTGTCCCGATCCAGACTCTGGAGATTTCCCCGGTACGGGCTCTGTAGAAACCCTCCTATTCAGGGTGATGTCGCTCCCTGCGAATTTCATTGAGTGAGTGTGGATCCCCTGCCTTCCCCTACATCTGAACCGGGGGCTATCGCCCCCAGACCCCCCATTCGGGATAGGATCGGGAAGAGCGAACGGGATATCCAGAGGAGGGAGATTGCCGTATCCCTGCCTATCCTGAGCGGGAGGTCTGGGGGAACGACCGAAGGGAGTCGAGAACACAGGAGATCGGAGATCTCCTGAGCAGGCAAATGTTCCATGTGCCATGTACGGAAAATCGAAGATTTTCCTGTGCGTGCACATCTCCGGAGATGTGCCACGGACCATCAGGTCTTCGCTGAACGAGCGCCAGCAAGTTCGAGAAAATCTGTGATTTTCGGCGTAGTCCCCCGGTGCGAGGCAATCCAGAACAGGATTTCTCCAGAGCCGTTTCACGAACGATTCAACAGAGCCCTGAAAAACTTATTTCCCCACCGCTACAAGCATCTCCTCAAGACTCGGGTACCGCGACTCGATCCTCTCCACCCGCCCCCCGGCCGCGGCGACCATCGAGGTGACGGCATTCATCCTCTCGATGTCCCCGGCCTCGGTCATGCAGACCCCTGCAGTCTGCGTATAGGCAAGAGTCGGGTCGAGTGCTCCGGGGTCGGCGATGGTGAAATAGACCGCGTACGTGAGGGACCCGAAACGCTCCCGCAGTTCCTGCATCGTGCCGAAGGCCTCGATCTGCCCGCGGCGGAGGATCATCACCCTGTCGCAGATCTCCTCGACCTGGTAGAGATTGTGGGCCGAGAGGACGATCGTCTTCCCCTCGTCCCGCAGCCCCTTCAGGTAGTCCCCGATGAACCGCCCGGTCATGGGGTCGAGGCCGGAGGTCGGTTCGTCATAGACAAGAAATGTCGGGTCATGGATGAGGGACCGGGCGATGGCCACCTTCCTCCGCATCCCCTTGGAGAGTT
It encodes:
- a CDS encoding ABC transporter ATP-binding protein — its product is MIAAQDLVKDYGAFRALDGVSFDFGDAGILGIVGHNGAGKTTLLKILSGLLAPTSGTIEIGGCDILKHPAAHKNALGYLPEESRLYETMQVYDYLSFFGEIYGLDRGTIRERGERILSSLSLDAGEKKIGELSKGMRRKVAIARSLIHDPTFLVYDEPTSGLDPMTGRFIGDYLKGLRDEGKTIVLSAHNLYQVEEICDRVMILRRGQIEAFGTMQELRERFGSLTYAVYFTIADPGALDPTLAYTQTAGVCMTEAGDIERMNAVTSMVAAAGGRVERIESRYPSLEEMLVAVGK
- a CDS encoding 6-hydroxymethylpterin diphosphokinase MptE-like protein; the protein is MKFEEWEPLYEEILDYFAFDRAGDEEAARLLASLLPRDDLALLEGLCRGKTVTVCGNAPSLPRETGGIEGTVFAADAAADVLYGRGIRPDAVFTDLDGATDSLVAMNREGTVVVVHAHGDNIPLLRHWVPKLPGPLVGTTQAAPFGGIHNFGGFSDGDRAAFAAHALGAARVSLVGFDLDDPDVDPVKRGKLFWARRLLALLGHDI
- a CDS encoding DHH family phosphoesterase — protein: MADAAQPGSPGKIVKYLICGCGSTGYNVVEELLKETDSILILDRDEKRVEDLRDQKYDAIVRDMQEPNAFDDLPVPEVIFVLSNDKDANLSAVRTAKAKYPPAHVIARATDPVGKDMLESAGADVVLYPQEVIAKTAVHHIRRLSASRIARRLSALLGSWEGTLGIVTHTNPDPDSVSSAMALAAIAHDASGGRLVSRILYDGNIGHQENRAFVNLLDIKMEKISPEILAACEHLALVDSTAPGSNNALGKDARVNIIIDHHKNGTHDTTKVEFVDIRPGMGATASIMTQYLQELDLPVDTKVATALLYGIRADTRDFRRNITPQDLNYAAFLLPLTDRDILDKIMSPSVSQETLDVLGNAIRSREVVSGYLFTNVGYLRNRDAVPQAADTLINLEGVNTAIVYGITDTNIIFSARNRDIRIHIGKVLEEAFAGIGEAGGHATMAAAAIPLTYFSMVKEKEELLDLIIEPILKKIRRIVGLENEAKHEV